A single region of the Podospora pseudopauciseta strain CBS 411.78 chromosome 1, whole genome shotgun sequence genome encodes:
- a CDS encoding hypothetical protein (COG:S; EggNog:ENOG503NWCE): MSNGTEVECPKPFLNVVGFDNGGFIEGRVCQPYFDATCCLPCPMTQWAYPDTFETMSEAANWVSVVSTIGCVFLLLSWAVLPVEKTFRHYLSISLTTAVVFMNLGFVIPLAAQPEQCFDAITPNSMKTSSVCAASGMFIILGGWAGVLWVFLRALSLHLQICWQLVVGRNFMWFAQVVGWGLPGVGVVLAFLLSGVSFRFGQTCHINHKNSLADLWIPLLVFSGLTIIIQFATFGYCIKVYLASLADNSASTEGSNMPSYTNSIRTMTPKQAYRRVRRVIALQWRGIAIVLIIIADVIFFSVVFVFQDNTVEAVKNDSTIARPWALCLLANGGDKEPCLELASALVVNMPTVGAVLFLLGMNGIWLCLLLGRWSMITGWRDLLISSPSRSKREFVSVDARLDDLKKDTLTPISPTLARSGMGSPTMHNHNQDPESGRRTPDFFGQTQRYHTPARSFSSPRPPQQPQQATVTWDPTETYARGQSPGVYSQDGNPNNYVNPLGMNRL; encoded by the exons ATGTCGAACGGAACAGAGGTTGAATGTCCAAAGCCATTCTTGAACGTCGTGGGTTTTGATAATGGCGGCT TTATCGAGGGCAGAGTGTGCCAACCATACTTTGACGCAACGTGCTGCTTACCATGCCCCATGACACAATGGGCCTACCCAGACACCTTCGAGACGATGAGTGAAGCGGCTAACTGGGTGTCGGTCGTGAGCACAATTGGCTGcgtcttcctcctgctctcTTGGGCTGTGCTGCCGGTTGAAAAGACTTTCCGGCATTATCTCAGTATCTCCTTGACCACGGCAGTGGTGTTTATGAAT CTTGGGTTCGTTATCCCTCTGGCAGCCCAGCCCGAACAATGTTTCGACGCAATTACACCCAACTCGATGAAGACGAGCTCAGTCTGCGCGGCATCCGGCATGTTTATTATCCTGGGAGGATGGGCAGGTGTACTTTGGGTCTTCTTGCGCGCGCTCTCCCTGCACCTTCAGATTTGCTGGCAGCTTGTTGTGGGACGCAACTTTATGTGGTTTGCTCAGGTTGTCGGCTGGGGCCTCCCTGGTGTGGGCGTTGttctcgccttcctcttgAGCGGTGTGTCGTTCCGATTCGGCCAGACCTGCCATATCAACCACAAGAACAGTCTTGCCGATCTCTGGATCCCGCTTCTGGTCTTCTCCGGCCTGACAATTATCATTCAGTTCGCGACATTCGGCTACTGCATCAAGGTTTACCTCGCATCGTTGGCCGATAACAGCGCTTCAACCGAGGGCTCCAACATGCCATCCTACACCAACAGCATCCGGACCATGACTCCCAAGCAGGCCTATCGTCGCGTACGCCGCGTGATTGCGCTGCAGTGGAGAGGTATCGCTATCGTCTTGATCATCATCGCCGATgtcattttcttttccgtcGTTTTCGTTTTCCAAGACAACACTGTcgaggctgtcaagaatGACAGCACCATTGCTCGTCCTTGGGCTCTCTGCTTGCTCGCGAACGGTGGGGATAAGGAGCCCTGCCTGGAGCTTGCAAGTGCCCTGGTGGTCAATATGCCAACTGTTGGCGCtgttcttttccttctcggG ATGAACGGCATTTGGCTTTGTCTCCTGCTCGGCCGCTGGTCCATGATTACGGGCTGGCGTGATTTGTTGATCTCTTCCCCTAGCCGGAGCAAGAGAGAGTTTGTTTCAGTCGATGCGCGGCTCGACGACCTGAAGAAAGATACAC TGACTCCGATCTCCCCCACGCTGGCCAGATCAGGAATGGGGAGCCCTACCATGCACAACCATAACCAAGACCCCGAGAGCGGCCGTCGCACGCCCGACTTTTTCGGTCAAACGCAGAGATATCACACGCCAGCGAGATCATTCTCCTCGCCACGCCCACCACAACAGCCGCAACAAGCGACGGTGACTTGGGATCCCACAGAGACATATGCTCGGGGACAATCACCAGGGGTCTATTCCCAAGATGGCAACCCAAACAACTATGTCAACCCACTGGGCATGAACAGGTTatga
- the OSH6 gene encoding Oxysterol-binding protein OBPa (EggNog:ENOG503NUQ2; BUSCO:EOG09262VQQ; COG:T) produces the protein MVMGLVSGRRRATSNASSRGSSVDGSDSIEDDTLVVEPDQGNVLSHIISQLRPGADLSRVVLPTFILEPRSMLERITNFMCHPEMLLPIPHIDDPVERFLGVVKFYLSGWHIRPPGVKKPLNPILGEIFSCYWDFPDNTRAYYISEQTSHHPPKSSYFYMVPGHHIRVDGTLKPRSKFLGNSAASMMEGIAILTLQNRGKDPTKGERYILTQPNMYARGILFGKMKYELGDHSYVRCPETGLVADIEFKTKGWVSGTYNAIGGTVKNEETGEVLYELSGLWSEEMFLRNVKTGHKEMFFNATKSKHSPPLSRPLEEQEERESQRLWAKTAQAVKERNHELATDEKTKIEETQREEAALRANEGVEWHPRLFRRVRGGPGGSEEGEEDLEWIINAQIDGRTPEKQAAQIMAIYPIIPGQKCEKRIVIPPRASFSESRPQTAHSNDSNLINLNNDGPSADDSRAPALTPTLPTKISEDSMSTKASSVSLEQTQGEKPPLDPNHRSTAEIQTMLAATGDKAKAGPLIDFHDDMKKALPANPKRADTEDSQDDVFVDAQG, from the exons ATGGTCATGGGACTCGTCTCCGGGCGCCGAAGGGCAACCTCTAATGCTA GCAGCCGAGGATCCTCTGTCGACGGATCAGACTCTATCGAAGATGATACCCTCGTAGTCGAGCCCGATCAGGGCAACG TCCTTTCCCACATCATATCCCAGTTGAGACCTGGTGCCGATCTGAGTAGAGTCGTTCTGCCTACCTTCATCTTGGAGCCCCGTTCCATGCTGGAAAGGATCACAAA TTTTATGTGCCATCCCGAAATGCTGCTGCCGATTCCTCACATTGACGATCCGGTAGAAAGATTTTTAGGCGTTGTCAAATTCTACCTGAGCGGCTGGCACATTCGCCCTCC TGGTGTCAAGAAGCCTTTGAATCCCATTCTGGGCGAGATTTTCTCGTGCTACTGGGACTTCCCCGACAACACCAGAGCGTACTACATTTCCGAGCAAACCTCTCACCATCCTCCAAAGTCGAGCTACTTTTATATGGTACCTGGTCACCACATTCGGGTGGATGGGACGCTAAAACCCAGGAGCAAATTCCTGGGTAACTCCGCCGCTAGCATGATGGAAGGCATTGCCATCTTGACCCTCCAAAATCGCGGCAAGGATCCTACCAAGGGAGAAAGATA CATCCTCACCCAGCCGAACATGTACGCAAGAGGTATCCTCTTTGGTAAAATGAAATATGAGCTGGGAGATCACAGTTATGTGAGATGTCCAGAGACCGGCCTTGTTGCCGACATTGAGTTCAAGACCAAAGGCTGGGTCAGCGGCACGTATAATGCCATTGGTGGAACGGTGAAAAATGAGGAAACGGGCGAGGTGCTCTATGAGCTTTCAGGACTGTGGAGCGAAGAGATGTTTCTCAGAAACGTCAAG ACTGGCCACAAGGAGATGTTCTTCAACGCCACCAAGTCAAAGCATAGTCCCCCTCTGAGCCGACCGCTTGAGGAACAAGAAGAACGAGAATCTCAAAGGCTGTGGGCTAAGACTGCCCAAGCAGTCAAAGAACGTAACCATGAGCTGGCAACCGACGAAAAGACGAAAATCGAGGAGACCCAGCGTGAAGAGGCTGCTTTGAGAGCAAATGAGGGTGTCGAATGGCACCCCAGACTGTTTAGGAGAGTTAGAGGCGGTCCTGGCGGATccgaggaaggcgaggaagatctCGAGTGGATTATCAATGCTCAAAT AGACGGAAGGACACCAGAGAAGCAGGCGGCCCAGATCATGGCCATCTATCCAATCATCCCAGGCCAAAAATGTGAGAAAAGGATCGTGATACCACCAAGAGCCTCATTTTCTGAGTCACGCCCTCAGACAGCCCACAGCAATGACAGCAATCTCATCAATCTCAACAATGACGGACCATCAGCCGATGACAGCAGAGCACCGGCCCTGACCCCGACCCTACCAACCAAGATTTCGGAAGATTCTATGTCCACGAAAGCAAGCAGTGTTTCATTGGAACAAACTCAAGGGGAGAAGCCTCCCTTGGACCCCAACCATCGCAGTACAGCAGAGATTCAGACAATGTTGGCTGCAACAGGCGACAAGGCTAAGGCCGGGCCGCTAATTGACTTCCACGACGACATGAAGAAGGCCTTGCCTGCAAATCCCAAGCGAGCCGACACAGAAGACTCACAAGATGACGTCTTTGTTGACGCCCAGGGGTAA
- a CDS encoding hypothetical protein (EggNog:ENOG503NXA2) has translation MMENEPPAISVQDDGKGSKRGRIMGKLFGRDRDRDRKGSQGAADSRDLNDFFHGPGDTLQVTHAAPPMLAKLDTKSISRYPNALQVQGTGSNNSQQSLSIRSQNGSPKKIKPNRRGLVLRFAETPPEVMGEGGDICEVPTIEISKRRRARPPPSPIPPRHTDLGNSPRLPIREAQPSPGTFEPAPLRRTQTGFSTTSDSPDSDMSASRNPSARLLTNPTMDHDERRRSFIEIQQAEMREAEGQAFVKAVRAASGDKSKWDEAEAAPPTPPEPEPGSAMTASPEPIQTPRFPPQPSPNPPTSAPPPIPAKRQRPHPSPIPPPPPEHAPPPYTPSMPQTNSPERLKHAARQHAHSPVSAVSAISAASSFHHPFAARQGSKLGDHALPVTPLMGGSSFQDVVSAAADDAMNTFVERTRHLFELFRLHAESVRPLLACTPNELARASLWWFLTGRMALENAIRDRPSTPESQMKNEICKQQAYTDLAKGYWLLEEIMPEIVNSGRSPVDREAEDVRATLASSLRKLSVSMKRNGFLPPEEPFLPQTLDRTIWLEYPQLPGDLKSMLWGSSSLALSQNQLASSGMSILETLPLADSPSAFCFGRFQVSLFLMEKGREAQRIHLPCFISIVRPQSQPDILFVAASQNGAVQLRISGNKSTGPVWEDVRWRSDSCTLEVAMPRGFIVMIQCSQPAFQTLRSMYEFSNKVHSTLYPKQDEACVFRSTLRSFQYFDNDPQARQFPKEPAPNCEIAMFERLHKEGAATGPRTYHRGFRIAVITGPRTKTLSGVNQLYSPEAPIRFGFLRSDNNEPSLSLRFENGRFKGSMVMSFADEKERVRMHTLLIGTALHREESIFFESPLKGAWISERFGDSQDGGLTALSNLNWNKVRVINQDTDGDRAAHCVLSDKLRVIFEFKDGTMTDRINVAPGELKMRLDVQNPSCMMVFRQPQADITLAVTEANVSSESAQRLARALDTIKQRPTIRTIMFPKMEDLHTFEMAITGFKVLFDGIAATFAISRRRMVVPIHKKWEASATRIQVVQQEGITQILAFFSDFSHGQCMGFSLKGTDVFESFGKQGKAGLKIVDAKFPLPKVLQAGMDGAQDAADAAFLCLDLPELPGEHDDISIVFEDEAERDKLAACLPAPVKGGSRLIPKMKGSKE, from the exons ATGATGGAGAACGAACCCCCCGCCATTTCTGTGCAGGATGATGGCAAGGGATCAAAAAGGGGTCGAATCATGGGGAAGCTCTTTGGACGCGACCGAGATCGAGACCGAAAGGGGTCACAGGGTGCCGCTGATTCTCGTGACTTAAACGACTTCTTCCATGGTCCTGGCGACACATTACAGGTCACCCATGCGGCACCTCCCATGCTCGCGAAACTCGACACCAAGAGCATTTCGCGATACCCCAATGCGCTTCAGGTTCAGGGGACCGGAAGCAACAACTCGCAACAATCCCTTTCCATACGATCCCAAAATGGTAGTCCCAAGAAAATCAAACCTAACAGAAGGGGATTGGTTCTTAGATTTGCAGAAACACCCCCTGAGGTTatgggcgagggtggtgacaTCTGCGAAGTACCCACCATCGAGATCTCGAAACGTCGCAGAGCAAGGCCGCCACCTTCTCCgattcctcctcgtcatacCGATCTCGGTAACAGTCCAAGATTGCCGATCCGAGAAGCCCAACCAAGCCCGGGGACGTTTGAACCAGCACCTCTCCGACGCACCCAGACAGGTTTCTCTACGACCTCGGATTCCCCCGACTCAGATATGTCTGCTTCGAGAAACCCATCCGCTCGGCTCCTGACAAATCCTACGATGGATCATGACGAGAGGCGGAGGTCATTCATAGAAATTCAGCAGGCTGAAATGCGGGAAGCCGAAGGACAGGCGTTTGTCAAGGCGGTTAGAGCTGCTTCTGGTGACAAGTCCAAGTGGGACGAAGCAGAGGCTGCACCACCTACACCACCAGAGCCAGAGCCCGGATCGGCCATGACTGCGTCACCAGAGCCCATTCAAACACCCCGATTCCCACCACAGCCGTCGCCAAACCCTCCAACctcagcaccaccgccaatTCCAGCCAAAAGACAACGACCTCATCCATCTCCTAttccgccaccaccgccagagCATGCCCCACCGCCATACACACCGTCAATGCCACAAACAAACTCGCCAGAGAGACTAAAACATGCAGCAAGACAACATGCGCATAGTCCTGTGTCCGCAGTCTCGGCAATCTCAGCAGCCTCGAGCTTCCATCATCCATTTGCAGCGAGGCAAGGAAGCAAATTGGGTGATCACGCGTTGCCAGTCACTCCTCTAATGGGGGGCTCCAGCTTCCAAGATGTTGtgtcagcagcagccgacgATGCCATGAACACGTTTGTGGAGCGCACCCGTCACCTCTTTGAACTGTTCCGGTTACACGCAGAAAGTGTACGGCCATTGCTCGCCTGTACGCCGAATGAACTCGCCAGGGCGTCTCTTTGGTGGTTTTTGACTGGTAGAATGGCCCTTGAAAATGCCATTCGAGACCGACCCTCGACCCCGGAATCTCAGATGAAGAATGAAATTTGTAAACAACAGGCTTATACCGACTTGGCgaagggatactggttgtTGGAGGAAATCATGCCTGAGATTGTCAACAGCGGGCGTAGTCCAGTTGACAGGGAAGCAGAGGACGTGCGTGCCACTCTTGCGTCGAGCCTTCGGAAGCTGTCGGTGTCAATGAAGCGAAATGGTTTCCTGCCGCCAGAAGAGCCCTTTCTACCACAAACCCTCGATCGAACCATTTGGTTGGAATATCCTCAGTTGCCAGGCGATCTCAAGTCCATGCTTTGGGGGTCATCCAGCTTGGCTCTCTCACAAAATCAGCTGGCCAGCTCTGGCATGAGCATACTTGAAACGCTACCACTGGCCGACTCACCCTCTGCATTCTGCTTTGGCCGGTTCCAAGTCAGTCTCTTCTTGATGGAGAAAGGACGAGAAGCGCAGCGCATTCATCTGCCATGTTTCATATCGATTGTCAGACCCCAATCGCAGCCTGATATTCTGTTTGTGGCTGCAAGCCAGAATGGAGCTGTTCAGCTACGGATCTCTGGCAACAAGAGCACCGGACCGGTATGGGAAGATGTTCGTTGGCGTTCAGACAGCTGCACTTTGGAAGTCGCCATGCCACGAGGCTTTATTGTTATGATACAGTGCTCTCAACCAGCCTTCCAGACCCTGCGAAGCATGTACGAGTTCAGTAACAAAGTACATTCCACCCTGTACCCGAAGCAAGACGAAGCTTGCGTCTTCAGATCAACCCTTCGGTCTTTTCAGTACTTCGATAACGACCCGCAGGCCAGACAGTTTCCGAAAGAGCCGGCTCCGAACTGCGAGATTGCCATGTTTGAGAGGTTGCATAAAGAAGGCGCCGCAACCGGTCCTCGCACATATCACAGAGGTTTCCGGATAGCAGTCATCACAGGTCCAAGGACGAAGACTCTCAGTGGCGTCAACCAGCTGTACAGCCCTGAGGCGCCTATTCGGTTTGGATTCTTACGCAGCGACAACAACGAGCCCTCGCTTTCCCTGCGTTTCGAGAATGGTCGTTTTAAAGGGAGCATGGTCATGTCTTTTGCTGACGAAAAGGAAAGAGTCCGGATGCACACACTACTCATTGGGACTGCACTGCATCGGGAGGAGTCGATATTCTTCGAGTCTCCGCTGAAGGGAGCTTGGATCTCGGAGAGGTTTGGCGATTCTCAAGATGGAGGACTAACGGCACTTTCCAACCTCAACTGGAACAAAGTCAGGGTCATCAACCAGGACACAGACGGTGACCGGGCTGCGCACTGTGTGTTGTCTGATAAGCTGCGGGTCATCTTTGAGTTCAAGGACGGAACGATGACTGATCGGATTAACGTCGCACCAGGGGAGCTTAAGATGCGTCTTGACGTACAGAATCCGAGCTGTATGATGGTCTTCCGTCAACCGCAGGCGGACATTACGCTCGCCGTGACAGAGGCGAATGTCTCCTCTGAATCGGCCCAACGGCTGGCCAGGGCTCTGGATACCATCAAGCAAAGGCCAACCATCAGAACCATCATGTTTCCAAAGATGGAAGACCTGCACACCTTTGAGATGGCTATCACTGGGTTCAAGGTGCTTTTTGATGGGATTGCGGCAACATTTGCCATCTCGCGCAGACGAATGGTGGTGCCTATCCACAAGAAGTGGGAGGCCAGTGCTACTCGGATCCAGGTGGTGCAGCAAGAAGGAATCACGCAGATTCTTGCCTTCTTTTCGGATTTTTCTCATGGACAATGCATGGGCTTCAGCTTGAAGGGAACAGATGTGTTTGAATCTTTTGGAAAGCAGGGGAAGGCGGGGCTCAAGATTGTGGATGCCAAGTTCCCGCTGCCGAAGGTGCTGCAggctgggatggatggagcGCAGGACGCGGCGGATGCAGCGTTTTTGTGTTTGGACTTACCTGAGCTGCCCGGGGAGCATGATGATATTTCGATCgtgtttgaggatgaggctg AACGTGATAAACTTGCTGCATGCTTGCCTGCACCAGTCAAGGGTGGCTCCAGGCTGATCCCAAAGATGAAGGGGTCGAAGGAGTAA
- a CDS encoding hypothetical protein (COG:A; EggNog:ENOG503NUI2), with product MANFLASIFGTEQDKVNCSFYYKIGACRHGDRCSRKHVKPSYSQTILMPNLYQNPAFDPKNRMNPSQLQNHFDAFYEDIWCEMCKYGEIEELVVCDNNNDHLIGNVYARFKYEDSAQKACDDLNSRWYAARPIYCELSPVTDFREACCRLNSGEGCVRGGFCNFIHRKNPSPELERELELSTKKWLKTRPRSRSPTRSPSPEPTRRRY from the coding sequence ATGGCcaacttcctcgcctccatcTTCGGCACCGAACAAGACAAAGTCAACTGCTCCTTCTACTACAAAATCGGCGCCTGCCGCCACGGCGACCGCTGCTCCCGCAAGCACGTCAAGCCCTCCTACTCGCAGACAATCCTCATGCCCAACCTCTACCAGAATCCGGCCTTCGACCCGAAGAACAGGATGAACCCCTCCCAGCTCCAGAACCACTTCGACGCCTTCTACGAGGACATCTGGTGCGAGATGTGCAAGTACGGCGAGATCGAGGAGCTCGTCGTCtgcgacaacaacaacgaccaCCTCATCGGCAACGTCTACGCCCGCTTCAAGTACGAGGACTCGGCCCAAAAAGCCTGCGACGACCTCAACAGCCGGTGGTACGCCGCCCGCCCCATCTATTGCGAGCTGAGCCCTGTGACGGACTTTAGGGAGGCGTGCTGCAGGTTGAactcgggggaggggtgcgTGAGGGGCGGGTTTTGCAATTTTATTCATCGTAAAAATCCCAGCCcggagctggagagggagctggagttgAGCACCAAGAAGTGGTTGAagacgaggccgagaagcaggAGCCCGACCAGATCGCCTAGCCCGGAgccgacgaggaggagatacTAG